The sequence below is a genomic window from Brevibacillus laterosporus.
TATGAAAACAGGTGCAGTGATTGTGTATACGTCTGCTGATAGCGTATTCCAAGTTGCTGCTCATGAAGAGATCGTCCCGTTAGAAGAGCAATACAACATTTGTGAGGTTGCTCGTGAACTAACATTGCGTGACGAATATGCGGTTACACGTGTCATTGCTCGTCCGTTCTTAGGAAAAGCAGGTGCATTCGAGCGTACTTCTAACCGCCATGACTACTCTGTAAAGCCATTTGATAAAACTGTCATGAACAACCTTGTGGATGCGGGATTAACATCTATCGCTATTGGTAAAATTTCTGATATCTATGCGGAAGAGGGCGTAAGTAAAGAGGTTCGTTCCAAAGATAACATGGATGGAGTAGATAAAATGCTTCAAAGCATGCAAGAATCCTTTACCGGGCTTAGTTTCGTAAATCTGGTTGATTTCGATGCCAAATACGGTCATCGTCGTGATCCAGAAGGGTACGGAAAAGCCTTAATGGAATTTGATGCACGCATTCCAGAATTATTGGCTGCCTTGAAAGAAAATGACTTGCTTATCATTACAGCTGACCACGGAAATGATCCAACACACCATGGTACTGATCATACACGTGAATATGTTCCTGTATTGGCTTTCTATAAAAATTTGGAGACAGGCAAAAATCTAGGTGTACGTGAAACATTTGCTGACTTAGGTGCAACCATTGCCGAGAACTTCGAAGTAAAAATGCCGAAAATCGGCCAAAGTTTCTTAGCTCAATTGTAGGGGGAGAGCATACATGTCCAAAATTCTTGAAGCAAAAGCGTTTATTGAGGAAAAGCTGACTGAAAGGCCAACAATCGGTTTGGTTTTAGGCTCCGGTTTAGGCGTTTTGGCAGAAGAAATTGAAGAAGCTACCATTATTTCATACGACGAGATTCCTCATTTTACGAAGTCAACAGTAGTCGGACATAAAGGGCAATTGGTTATTGGGAAATTGAAGGGCAAGCAGGTAGTAGCGATGCAAGGTCGCTTTCATTACTATGAAGGTCATGATTTGGAAGCTGTTGTATTCCCGATTCGTGTTATGAAGGCGATTGGTGTAGAAACTATTATCGTGACAAACGCGGCAGGTGGCGTCAATGAATCCTATCAGCCAGGTAATCTGATGTTAATTTCTGATCATCTAAATCTGACATATCGTAATCCACTGATCGGTGAAAATGATGAGTCTTTAGGTGCTCGCTTCCCTGATATGTCTGAAGCTTACTCGAAACGCTTGCGTGGGCTCTCTAAAGAGATAGCAGCTACATTAGGGATCCAATTGCAAGAGGGCGTGTATGCAGGGCTACTAGGTCCATCCTATGAAACTCCTGCTGAGATTCGTATGTTGCGTATTTTAGGCGGGGATGCTGTTGGAATGTCCACAGTACCAGAAGTAATTGTGGCCCGTCATATGAACGTAGAGGTTCTAGGTATTTCTTGCATCAGCAACATGGCGGCAGGAATACTTGATCAACCATTATCCCATGATGAGGTAATGGAGACGACTGAGAAAGTGAAAGCAGAGTTTCTTTCTTTAGTAAAAGGTGTTATAGAAAAGATCTAAAAATACATGGCATGCCTATTAGTGGAACGCAAGGTATGCTTGATAGGTAACATAGAAAAATCCCTTTGGACAACAAGAGCCAAAGGGATTTTTGTACGTTATTGGTGATAACCTAGACCAAGCGATAACTGAGAGACGGTTCGCAACACTTTT
It includes:
- the deoB gene encoding phosphopentomutase gives rise to the protein MKRFSRVFLIVMDSVGIGELPDAKRFNDEGSHTLGHIAQKVEGFALPHLAELGLGNIAPLHNVPAVTAPQAHYGKMKEISMGKDTTTGHWEIMGLHVSTPFNTYPDGFPQELIEEFEQRIGRKVLGNKVASGTEILDELGEEHMKTGAVIVYTSADSVFQVAAHEEIVPLEEQYNICEVARELTLRDEYAVTRVIARPFLGKAGAFERTSNRHDYSVKPFDKTVMNNLVDAGLTSIAIGKISDIYAEEGVSKEVRSKDNMDGVDKMLQSMQESFTGLSFVNLVDFDAKYGHRRDPEGYGKALMEFDARIPELLAALKENDLLIITADHGNDPTHHGTDHTREYVPVLAFYKNLETGKNLGVRETFADLGATIAENFEVKMPKIGQSFLAQL
- a CDS encoding purine-nucleoside phosphorylase — its product is MSKILEAKAFIEEKLTERPTIGLVLGSGLGVLAEEIEEATIISYDEIPHFTKSTVVGHKGQLVIGKLKGKQVVAMQGRFHYYEGHDLEAVVFPIRVMKAIGVETIIVTNAAGGVNESYQPGNLMLISDHLNLTYRNPLIGENDESLGARFPDMSEAYSKRLRGLSKEIAATLGIQLQEGVYAGLLGPSYETPAEIRMLRILGGDAVGMSTVPEVIVARHMNVEVLGISCISNMAAGILDQPLSHDEVMETTEKVKAEFLSLVKGVIEKI